The DNA sequence GCGGGCCGATCACCGTCCCCAGCAGGGATCTAatcgccctcttcttcccggCCCGCTAGCAAGGGAAGGGGTCCACTCCACCTTTTCTCCAACCTACGGACGGAAAGAGCTCAGAGCtgcccaaggccaagcacaGCTCTCAACGTTCACTCATGAGCATCAGCCTCTTGGATCTCTTGGAGCAGGATGTGCCTTGGCGCCGAAATggcatgatgaggaggaaatgAGGGTTCGGTTCACACGAAGCGAAGTGCACTTGCGTGCTTTCCTGTTTGGCCCTCCCAATGCCTCTCGTCATCTCAGGTCATTTCCGGCATTGTCCAACGGCTTTTTGGCGATTCTTTACCGAAGCACTTGCCTTGCACTTGCCCTTGCTGTGTAGATTCCCGCTCGTCACGAGTTACCCATGTCCAACTCACCCGCGCCAATGCCCGCCGGACCCACTTTCGACCTCTGACGAGCGTTGAGTGTTGGAAGGAGCAGGTGAGAGTCAGCAATTGACTCCAAGTATGAGTCTTCTCACGTTGTTGGACGTGGCGGTCTCTGGCTCTTTCCTTCTGGCATTGACTTGGTCGGATGTGGATCATTGTTTCCGTCCGAGTGCCTTGCTACGTACCCAATCCTCCCAACTCTCCTCCCGCATACACGATCTTTGGTTGCTTTTGCTGTACCCCTGGTCCATCCCGCCCATTGCTACCACACCCACACTCTATTCTACATATCCATTCGCGtatatctcttcttcattAAGCCCATGACAGCTCAGATCGCGTCTAAACACGTCACCTTGCTCATTTCATTTCCTTTGCCAGCGCTCCGCTTATAAGGCTTTGCTTTTCTTTACCGTCTGTCCAGTCTATCACCGCATGGGTCTGGGATTCATGTCGGACAGAGAGCGCGGCTCGACCGCCATTGGGGCTTGTCTCTCGACTACCAGATCGACGATGTTTGCCCGGGGTCAGAGACTGAATCCCCACATGGATGCAAGCCGCCCAGCATCATCCAAGCAACCTGTCTGTGGGCCATTGAGATGTTTGACCGACCTCCCCGAATGCCCGGGACCGAGGACCAACAGAGGCAGACTGCCTGTCTCATGAGCAACGAGTCAACCATAgggcttgtccttgaactCCCCACGGGTGGAAAGCCTTTATCCCGACGTCTGTCTCACCGGCAGGTGGCCAAAATGGGCAACGAGGCTTGCAGATCCAGATTTAGCACCAACCAGCCAACAAGCAAGTCCCCTGTCGAACTCacttttgcttcttgtcctcttcACCGCGCCTCAGCTCAACAAGCACCTCGtacctcaacctcaaccgcTCGGCTATCCTAAAGAGGAGCTTACGGAATTGCGATCCTAGATACGGCGAATTTGCCTCCGTCTCCTAGATCTCTCAGCTctcatggccaagatcatGACCAATCCGACGGTCCACTATTGCTCATAGAGCATCACACGACAACAGCCTCTCGGACTAACAACTGGATTTGCGTTGTCCAACGCATCAAGCTCTATGTGCCGCGCCTTTCGTGTCAGATCATGCTAAACCGCCTTGAAACGTACTAATCCACGCGGCTACATGCTGTGGAATAGCATCCCTCTCGTGGCCAGCCCAAGAACCAGCCTTGAAGTGCAGATACAAGTGGATTCCTCTGCAAAACCTCCCTTGCTGCACGCACTTTACAGCCAAAAGCACAGTGCGGGCCTCAGCGCCACTGCCTTGAAAGTGTTTTGTCCACCAAGCGCGAAATTGACTATCCCGGCGGACCGGGCTCGTCTTGTTCACGAGGGCTCCCCGTGATGCGACCTTGAGGTTCAAACGGCCTAGCAGACGGGCCTCGTACCCCACGGCTCATTGAATGTACAGAATATGATCTCAAGCTTGCTGCAGCCTCGCACGGACTAGCTCTTGTGCGCCCTTGTCGTGTGGGCGCGGATAACTGCAGGCACTCGATCTGGAAGATGCCCAACCTCACTCGGTGCTTCTATACCTCGCGCTTGCGTCTCGTACCTGCTGTCACACCTCAGGATGCCGTCACAGGCGGAGGCTCTTGGTTGTGGTGCAACTCATTCGTTGACTAAGATACCGGTCAGAGTTCCGGTCTACGATCTTGTCATCACATATTTCCTGTTGGCCCTGGCAGGCTGGACCCGGTCAACAACGGTCTGTTGACCTGGCCGCGGAAAACCCGGTCACTTTTCTCACGCATGTGCCAGCTGGGGTATTGGGATGCCATGCTATAGCTGCGGCCCAAACCGCGGCCAGGCTGGTGGGTGGTATCTCTTACAGGTTGGGAGCGCCACTCAAGCGGGCCTTTGGCTCTGTGGAGATATTCGCAGGCCATTCGAGTATAGCCCCATTCCGATGATTTTGAGGCCATTGCTAGCATTGAAGAAGTGATTACGCCCCTGCAATCTCTCGAGGTCGCAGTGTGACGGCCATCACTCTCGACCGGCTCGAGGTTGCTCCGAGAGTTGGCTGGTATTCTCAGATTCGTCCAGACTCGGCATGACCTGATAGCGGCGTGTTATGAAGCCTGGTTTGCCACTTTAACACGGCTCGTTCGTTGCTCTTGAGCTCTGCACCTGCCCGAAGTTCTCTCTGGGCTATACCTCCGAAGGAAATGCTGACTTGCAGGTGCAGGAGGAACTAGACGCACGGGACCAGTCGGCAATCTTGACTATCTTGGCCTTGCAAGCCATGAGACAAGCAAGGTGTGCCACAGCTCACAGCCATCGTTTTACTCCCAGCAGCCTCTTGGAGGTATTACTCAACTGTTTGCTGAGCCTTGAGCCGTCCCCCTCCCGGAGCTTGAGAGGCCTTTCCAAACTTCTCCACAGTTGCGAGCTGAGCCCCATGAGGCAACCAGCCAAGGATTCAGCTGATGTGACAGTAGCAGCACGAGGCATTTCCGTTCTGGCACTTGATTGTATGTGAGTGGCTGGAAGAGCGCACGTTTGAGGCTGGATAATGAGCCGTGAGAAGAATCAAGATGGGATTCGAGAAGGTCTTTGAGGTCCAAGCTCAATCTGCAACGCTCATCGCCTCATGTGATGCGCAACTTTGAGCGGCATTTCGTTTCTCGGACGAGAAACATGGACCGTGCCTGAGACGGATGGGTATCGCGGAGTAGACGACGGAGCGGCCACGCGGACATTGTGGAGTTGGAGGCGCTCGATGTCTTCTAGACTatgacagccttggcaaACAAGAAGGTTGGTCCGAGTGGCTGTCGATCGCTTTTGCACGTTTTCTGTGGCGGATTGTGGATGTGATGGACCTGAAGATCAACGCCCGCTCGATATCCCGCCCTCAACTCCAGCCGTGCCGATTTTCACGCAGACTTGAGTTTGAGCACACTGCCGAGTCTCTGGCTTGGCTGACCTCTTTTCTCTTGTCACATTTCACTCACGGCAGCGGAGCTAACAACACAGGTTTACCCTTGATGAGTGACCCCTCCATTCACCAAGTCGATGCATGTCAGCTCGCGGCATCACCGTCCATCACCTCGCATAGCTCCAGGATTCCCCACAATCGAATCTCAAACTCTGAGGCGCTCCCTCCATCCCAAGGAGGGAAAAGCTTTGCAATAGAAACGGCATAACACAGACGGAAGGCTGGACGTGTCAGACACAACCCCTCTCTGAGGCATCGGCACTACACCACCATCGATCTGAAGCATCGAACGAGGTTGTGCTTGGATCTCAGTTGGACTCGGGGGCGCTCCAATTGGAATCGAGCCGACCACGCGGGGGATTCGACGTTGTGCATGAATGGAATGCGGGCGCTGGGGTGTTGAAGGACTCTATTGGGCTGCGAACGGGGCCCAAGAGGGACCTTCTGAAGCAGAGGTCAAAATGCAGACATCGTGCACATGAATTGGCTTTTGTGAGCGGGCGTTTTGCACCGGCCGTGGTCAGAGTGTTGTCGCCATTCATGTCTTGTGTCGTGCAGATGAGACATTGATTGACCACCATCAATCACGATCGAGGATTGCCGAGGAAGCGTGGGCGATGCAAGATGTCCAACTTGGACGTCAATGTAAAAAGGCGGATGCAGGAATGATGGGTCAACGCTTGTGCATCCTCGCCAAGTCACTTGCCAGCAGCTATCGAAACGTTGGGATCGGGCCAAGAGATGTTGGCGTTACAAGCTACTTGCTCCTCCAAGTAGGTATGCAAGTCTTCCGTATAGCAGCTTGGCAAGGCGGCGACGGTGAGATATTGCGATACGCTGATAGGACTGATACGACTGATCATTGATACAAGCTTTTCTTTGGATAACTTCCTATTTGCTCAAGACACACTAACTACAGTTCTATTTCGCTACGTCAACGCATGTCCATCTACTTGACTCTCGAAGCCATTTTTCAAATGTCTGCAGGCCAGATTCCTGCTCTCGCAACGAGGCTATATCCGCATCCCATCCCGCCGTCCTAAACCACTCGAAACTCTTTGAGGCATCGCTCACCATCCACAAGACAGGATATGAAACTGCTCTATAAGTCTGAGGGAGGGGTTCTCCTACTGTCCTCTTAAACACGTCCTGAAGTTCGGAAAAGTCCAGTTCATCGCCTGCCAGggcaatggccttggctgcccaCGCTTCAGGGTCCAGGAGCGCCTTGGCGGCAAAGATTCCAATGTCGTGGGTACTAATCATTTGCATCTTGCGGTCTGCGGGCATTCCAGCAGCCCAGAGTGACGCCATGAGCtggccaaagaagccaggGTTGTAGCTATCCATGAAGCCCGTCGGCCTTAGGATGGTCCACCTCTTGCCCGACTCTTGGCACAGTTGACGCAGCCGGAGTTCGATGCGATGCTTTGCTGCAAAGTGAGGTACCTCTGTCGGTTGGGACCAGCTCACAATGTCGCCGCCGCGGTCAACACTTGTGAATACGATGTGGTCGACTGTTGAGTGCGCTGTGGCTGCTTCTATGAGAGGGAGGGCTTGGGCCTCGTCATTGGGTGGAACTGTGACGAGAAAGATTGATGCGATTGATGGATAGGCTGTAAATATTGGCTCTGGATTTTGAGTCTCGCCTTGTACCAGCACAATGTCTGGGTAAGTTGACTGAAGGGCTTGAGACTTGGGCGATGAGATGGATCTCGTCAGAGCCAGAACTCGAATTTGATGTTGAGAGGCATTGAGGGTCTTGTAGATGGCGTCGATGGTGGCTCTGCCTTGTTGGCCGGTAGCTCCAACGATGAGGATATCTCGGGTCATTTTAGTGGTTGTCTATTAATGTCGAGAGTGAGTTTGATTCATGGAATGTTCatcgagggcgacgaggcgGAGTTATACCATGGTCCACGGAGACTTTTCGGATGCATTCCAACCGGCGACTTTCAGGCTAAGACAAGCTAACGAACGGATGGTTCCAAGATGTCTTACAAATAAATGCACAGCCTTGTTGGAGTATTACGACGACAGATGAGTCAATGATCATCGCAatgagatgaggatgataATTAAGCTGAACGTCATTGAGGTGTTGAtgaccaagcaagcaagtGTCGCCATAGAAGTTGACTCTTAGAACTAGTAATGGCATGGGTCGATCACTCAGGCTATCCAACATGGACAAGTCCCTCCAAAGATCACTATGGACGATCCAATCGAGAACAACCGCCATCATATTATAATTCAATCATGTTCTAGTGGATGAGACGGAACTCTCATCTCCCATCACACCTTGGGCTTGAGTCCCTGGGCCGTCCAAACCTCAACATGAAGGGCTCTAACCTCTTGATCCAAGCCCTCAACCGGTCCCTCAACTTGAACGCCCGGAGCAACTTGCTGGATGCTCAACGGGCTGACAGGGCTCTTTCCAATACCATACTCATCCCGCCAGGCGCCCAACTGCTCCGTCGAGGACGCATACACAATCCTCCCAAGTCCGCACCACGCATGCGCCGCCGAACACATGGCGCAGTGCTCTCCACTCGTATAAACTGTTGATTCTGCGCGTTCGGTTGGTGAGAGGTTCTGCTGCGCCCATCGAGCGAGTGTGAACTCGGGGTGTAGGGTGGCATCTGAGCCGGTGGTCTCGCGGTTGCGGTCCGTCTGGAGGACATCACCAGAGGCAGAGACTAGGACTGAGCCGAAGGGCCAGTCGCCGGCTTGAAGGGCCTCGCGGGCGAGGGAGACGGCGAGGCGGAGGTGCTGAATGTCCTTATCGTTGACCATGATGTCTGTGTCGATCTGCGGGGTTTGTATCTCGGCAAGTACGCAGTGAGGTCTTATACAGATTCGACAGCGAGGAAAGTAGCTGACAAATAGAATGTAGGTTTGTAATATCGTAGCTGACGTGATGGCGTCGTTGGATATCGACTTTTGAAGTGGCCCGTTGGTGGAATTACTAAGTTCATGATGCGGGGAAGGATGCTAGGGTTTTGATAGAGACGAGGGGGCCTGAGCAACATGAGATGGAGAGCAAACGTCAAAATTAAGCTTATTTCGCGATGGATATTAGTAATGATTCAAGAATATGACAGTTAGTAAGGAGTCCGGCTCATCATGGGAGAGTGAAGGGGTTCACAGTTTTGAGTTGGTTGAGAGGTTGGGTGAAAGCACCATAGACACGCCTTCAGTTCGGCAACTAACTCAATAGAAACGACTAAATCGTTCATATTTCTATCTGATTAGTCGAGGTTCAAGGCCCTATAGCTTTCATATCCAAGTGACAGCTCCATCTAGCATGATGTAGTTGGCCGAGTGTAAGTGAGTGTGGTTGATAACCTACAACGCAATGCGAGATCTTTTCGCGACGATAGGTCAGGCTGGGCTTGTTGAACGCAGCTCACTTTAGTATAGGTTGAATTCTATACAGAATCCAACTCCTTTCTGCGAAATATCAACTGGAGTGTCTGTCGCCCTCAAAGGCACTCGGCCATCACATGCATCGTCCGAGGTACTCGGTTCAACATTAGTACAAGATGAACCATGATCAAACTCTCCCATGGAGGGTATAATCAATATCATTGACATGGGCTGTATCTCCCAGGCTCGGCTCTACATAAAATAGAATACATCACGGCAATTCATGGTGATACTCAGTCGAGCTGTCACGCCCAGTGTCAAACGCCACAAGTCCTTTCCCGGGAGGGAGTAAGTTACCAAACCCATGTCCATGCCGACAGACTACGTTTATCCAGTAAAACATCATATAACATAGCTAGCTGTTCTTACTCCACAGATCgcagctcctcaaaggcagcTCACAAGTAGAACCCACACAAGGtcagaagctcaagcagtGATGTCCGAAGACCGTCAAAGGGTTCGATAAATGTCTAACAGAGGGTCACAATAGAAATGACACGGCTAAAGCTTCATTCGGCAGCTGAAATTCTTCACACGCCCCTATGCAGCTGTCAAGCCACGGTCTGCATCGCCAACCCGGCTCCTAGTCTAGGAGCGTACACATCACACACTCCCCTTTGTCCAGTGCAGAGCTACATGTCCAGAAAGCACAACCAGGTGACGTTTCAGGGCTACTCATTCTGTTAACAATGGTCAGTCTATAGCTCATTCATTAGGCATTCCATGGTGTACACTCCTCACCCTTTGATTCACCTGCTTGTCGGTGCCCTTGTCGGAGCCAGCTCTCATCACACCCTTTCACGTGAAACTTTGATCATCAATAAGAAAGAGACTCTTTCAAGTGTGATTTCAGCACGCATAGGCCAGGAAGATCCCGGCGACAAAGAGACCAAGGGAGATGCGTACGTTGTAGAGTCCTGTGTTGTAACTTTAGGCTTCCATTGTCCTAGACAACACCACTATAGATAGTCCTTGTAGCTTTGAACAAAAGCTGTATGCAAAGTATCTAAAATAGCCATGTTCCTACAATAGAAGCCACAAAAGAGTAACAAAGACCTTCAACTGCCTCGTTTCACCCCTCCGCCACGAGACGTCAAGTCACAAACACAGCTACACCAACTCCAACATCTACGCTCACTCCCAGCAGAAAGTCCTATCGACAATCCCCATACTTCACGTGGAAAAAAGCCATCTTTCTAGGACGCCGATCTCATCGAGAGACAGACAGGCGCGCGATGCGCTTTCACCGCCTGCCTAGGCGGCAGAGGCGTCAGCCCGTCCTTGTCGGCTGTAGGGCCATGTGACGGTTGCTCAAACCCGGCACGGGACGGGACCACGGGCGCCGAGGCAGATAAGAAGCAAGAGGCCGATGTAGAGAGGCAACCGTTATGATTTAGAGGCTTGGTTTATTCAACAGAGGCTCGGTAGCTGACGGTGGCACATGCTGGCTCCCCGATCGTGGCTTTGTTGGCAATTCGTATTGTCGGCAAGTTCCCGCGACCCCAGCGTATAATAAGCCAAAAGCAGAAGTCAAAAGACCAGGGAGCCACCACAATCAAGACACCATTTCACATGAAAAGAGGAACTCGGAATTGTTTCAATAGTCGTCAATAGACATTGCAAATGCTAACTAACTAGTAGGGTATCTCAAAAGACCAGGGCTGGCTCGACGGCCGCCGTAAAAGAAATCAAAACTATCCTAAGGTATCTAAAGTAATGCAATAAACCCATCCATGCAATGCCCTGTTGAATGCATATCCTTTCCCATGTGCCATGCCAGGCATCTTGCTCCAGTAAACCCAAATGTGTGCCAGCTGATTTGACCCAGTGGTGGGCGGCTGATGCAAGAACTGTAACCAATACCCAATGCCCCATGACCCTGTCTGTATTCAGACCCATTCCATGACAAGTAAAAAAGAACTCCCATGCGCTAGCGATGCTTGCCAGTCCTTGCAAAGGACTGGATGTACCAAAACAAGAttaagaagagagaagaatAGGAAAAACAGAAGCGGCCGACCGAGGGAACAGACCGAAGCCTGATCCGTGACCGGCCCGCGTGCGGGGAACCAGGACCCTCTTTGGTCCGGTCAAAGGCCGAGTCTCCGAGGCCCACACCAGAGCGAGTAGCGTCTTCCACCCGTCCGGACAATCCTCGTAGCGATAGGGAAAGGAAAGCTTGGGCCGGTTCGGAATCATGTTTGTTTGTTATTGTTGTCATCCATTCCTCGGTCCGGCAAACTTGGCTGTTGGTGTGTTGACTCATCCCCCACCCCCACATTGGAGCCTGGGGAAAACGTGGCGAAGGCCTTCAGCCCGAATCCGAGAGAGTCCGTCATGTCGTCATCGACCGTGCTCCGGTGTGGCTGTCGGCTATTGCATCCCACAATAGGGCAAAGTGATTAAGCCGGCGGTTAGAAGTGTTGCCGGTGTGTCGTGTGTGTTGCGAAAGTAGACCAAGGAAGGTTGAATGAAGGTGTGGTGGTTGCCTTCACGTGAAGTGTCCTTGTGTTGAAAGGCCATCTGGTATTATGATGGGGTAGTGGTGTAGAAGATCTGGCATGTGCATTCTGCGCACATGCGACTGTTGATGTGTGGGGTATCTCGGGGGTATCATATGTAGTAATGCAAAGAAAGCAGCCTGTGATGGTGTTAGTGACTGTTTTAGACAGACAGCAAATTCCAGTACGCACGCTATCATTAATCGTAACAGTCATGAAGAGCAACCAAAGCTCGTCTACTCAGCAGACTCCTGGATGGAGgtgagcttggtcttgggacTCTTCTTGTTGGAACTGCTACGGCGCTGCTTTCGTGCGGCGGCGGCACGGCGACgctccttctccatggcgacGACGCGGATGAACTCGCGCTGCATGGCCGCCTGGCGCTCGCGCTCAGCCTGGAGGAGCTCGAAGTCGGAGATGACGTTGGGAGGAGAGGCGATGGCGCCAGGAGAAGAGCTGCCGGCGCTGGAGACGCTTCGGGCGTCATCGTCGAAGGGGTCGGGGAGGAACAGGTCGTCGTCGGAGAGATAAGACGTAGGGCGTTCCTCGCGGTCGGACTCGGAGAGGGATTCgcgtcgaggccaagagggGAAAGCGCAGGCCGAGTCGTGAGAGGTGAAGCTGCTGCGCGAGGTGATGTCCATGGGCGCAGAGGAAGCGCACATGGAGCTGTAAGAGCCGTATGAGCCGAACATTGTGGcggttgtggttgttggaAGGCGaggtgaggatggcgagTGAAGCTCGATGAGCTGAGAGGTTGCTGAATAGCAAGAGATGCTGTTGATCACTTTGATACTTGTTGTGGAGAGCAGATAAATGGATCCTTGGGTGAAAACCCGGGGACGTGGGATTGTTATAAATGAAGCAAGACGGACAGGCAGCCGGCAAAGGGAAGCCTGGGGGGGTGGGCGATGCTGGCTGGAAtggaggacaagacgggAATGGGAAGGGGGTGGAGGCGTGTATCCGCCGGGAGGGGGTGTGAAAGGAGTGGGGTTTGACTCGAGGTTGGGGGTGTGGTCCAGGTAAGGGTCTCCGGCGAAGATTTCCTCGCAGCAGAG is a window from the Fusarium keratoplasticum isolate Fu6.1 chromosome 5, whole genome shotgun sequence genome containing:
- a CDS encoding NmrA domain-containing protein; this translates as MTRDILIVGATGQQGRATIDAIYKTLNASQHQIRVLALTRSISSPKSQALQSTYPDIVLVQGETQNPEPIFTAYPSIASIFLVTVPPNDEAQALPLIEAATAHSTVDHIVFTSVDRGGDIVSWSQPTEVPHFAAKHRIELRLRQLCQESGKRWTILRPTGFMDSYNPGFFGQLMASLWAAGMPADRKMQMISTHDIGIFAAKALLDPEAWAAKAIALAGDELDFSELQDVFKRTVGEPLPQTYRAVSYPVLWMVSDASKSFEWFRTAGWDADIASLREQESGLQTFEKWLRESSRWTCVDVAK
- a CDS encoding CMP/dCMP-type deaminase domain-containing protein codes for the protein MVNDKDIQHLRLAVSLAREALQAGDWPFGSVLVSASGDVLQTDRNRETTGSDATLHPEFTLARWAQQNLSPTERAESTVYTSGEHCAMCSAAHAWCGLGRIVYASSTEQLGAWRDEYGIGKSPVSPLSIQQVAPGVQVEGPVEGLDQEVRALHVEVWTAQGLKPKV